TTTTGTCAGAAATAATAGGAATACGTCTGTTAGTTATGGGTGCAATAACGTATTGTCCAATATAATTTTTATAGCGGGTATCTTCCGGGTGCACTGCAACGGCAGTATCTCCTAACATAGTTTCTGGTCGCGTTGTTGCGACAATTAAGTGATGAGAATTCGAACTGATAGTAGCATTATCTAATTTATAATATATATACCATATAGAGCCTTTTGTTTTTTTATTTATAACTTCTAGATCAGAAATTGCGGTTTGTAATTTACAATCCCAGTTTACTAACCTTTTTCCTCTATAAATTAAATTTTTTCGATATAATCGAATAAAAGCTTCTGTTACTGCATAAGACATTTCTGTGTCCATGGTGAAACGTTGTCGTTTCCAATCTACTGAATTTCCTAATCGTTTCATTTGGTAAGTAATAAACTGTTCAGATTGACTTTTCCATGCCCAAATATTTTTTATTAATTCATCTCGTGTGTAATCATGTCTAGTTTTACCTGTATTATTATAAATTTTATGTTCTACTAGCATTTGAGTGGCAATTCCAGCATGATCTGTTCCTGTTTGCCATAAAGTATTCTTTCCTTGCATTCTTTGATAACGAATCAAAACATCCATAATAGTTTGTTGAAATGCATGTCCGAGATGTAATTGTCCTGTAATATTAGGAGGAGGCATCATAATGCAATAACTTTCTTGAGATGTATTTCCATGGGGACTAAAGTAGTCTCCATATTCCCAAAATTTATAAATTGGTTCTTCTATGTTTTTAGGATTATATATTTTTTCCACGATATAATTACTCATTCAGTTGGTGTATTAACAACGCTTACCTGAAATCCATTTCTTTTGTAAGATCGGTATCTGTATCTTGCCCATTTTTTTAAAATGTCAGATATGGGAACGAAATCTATTATTTCGTTAAAATTTAAGAAAAAATTCATATTTTTTAGCATAAGGTTTATTAATAGATCTTTTGGTTGATTATCGTAGCAACATTGACTCCAGTATATGACGATTGGAGCATGCTGGATGGTTTTTCCGAATAGATTATGTGGCACAAATGAATTTTGGTCAAATGTCCATAATATTTTGTCTATTTTTGTAGCTTGATGTTCATTTTCACAAGTTACTAAGATGGTTTTTCCAGATCTCCATTGTGTGCTTATTAACTTACAAGCAAGCTGTTCTATGTAATTAGGTCTATTTTTTTGTTCAAATTCTTGAGATAGTAAATAAAAAATACTTCGTTTCATATGTTATTAATTTTTATTATTTTTATAATCAATGATAATTGATTATAAAAATAAAATATAAATTTATTTTGGTGTGATTCTGTTATAAAGTTAGTATTGATTAATAAAGATAATTTAAATTTTATGGGATGATCTATTAATCAGATATTGTGATAAAAGCGCAACGGGTCGACCTGTTGCGCTTTTATCACAATAATCAGATATCCATGCTGTTCCAGCAATATCTAAATGGGCCCAACGATATTTATAGGCAAACTGATGAAGAAAACATCCGGCTGTAATAGCGCCACCAGGTCTACCTCCAACATTTGTCATATCCGCACATGTAGATTTTAATTGTTTTTGGAACACTTCGTCTAATGGTAATTTCCAAACATAATCTTTAGATTGTTGTCCAGCCAGAATTAGTTCGTCGGCTA
This genomic interval from Candidatus Blochmanniella pennsylvanica str. BPEN contains the following:
- a CDS encoding DNA polymerase III subunit chi — its product is MKRSIFYLLSQEFEQKNRPNYIEQLACKLISTQWRSGKTILVTCENEHQATKIDKILWTFDQNSFVPHNLFGKTIQHAPIVIYWSQCCYDNQPKDLLINLMLKNMNFFLNFNEIIDFVPISDILKKWARYRYRSYKRNGFQVSVVNTPTE